In Sedimenticola thiotaurini, the following proteins share a genomic window:
- a CDS encoding mechanosensitive ion channel family protein translates to MWRLLLPILLLLSGLSLPIHSQEAVTGGETPPAKAEPPETLISPRATMETFLHAMNDIKRGDPERIDDAVTALDLTDVSPLVRRERGRDLAWMLLEVMDRTRLIDTQRIPARTTGKPYLFSSYKNGNVQISRMEDGRWLFDRETIGRLPSILDELSTTKRIKGDEGTEYLPWHLRLRQQIPERFKQKYFLLENWQWVGIFIIILVGVVADKLVSLVLRLLVRRWKSRIGSNEFQDLSDEILRPFGMMVMAVIWWIGINLLGLDEASLLVLLVAVKFLASMSGVWAAYRLVDIVSVYLLRRALSTESKLDDALVPLIPRTLKIFVTVIGFVFIADNVNVDISSLLAGLGLGGLAFALAAKDMVQNLFGSVTVLMDRTFTVGDWIIVDKVEGSVERIGFRSTRIRTFYNSLVTVPNSKFITANVDNMGERRYRRLSCKLSLTYDTPPDRIEAFCEGVRELVRQHPYMRKDYYQVYLNEFAASSLDVLLYVFWETPEWNTELRERHRFLLDILRLAKRLGVEFAFPTQTLYMRSEDMPEHSAETLEQQQAQDLGRQEALAVVKESTGLGVKPPPVTFPPA, encoded by the coding sequence ATGTGGCGTCTGTTGTTACCGATCTTATTGCTGTTATCCGGACTCTCCCTGCCGATCCATAGCCAGGAGGCGGTCACAGGGGGGGAGACGCCCCCCGCCAAGGCGGAACCACCGGAGACGCTCATATCCCCCCGCGCCACCATGGAGACCTTTCTCCATGCCATGAATGACATCAAACGGGGCGATCCGGAGCGCATCGATGATGCGGTAACCGCACTGGACCTGACCGATGTCAGCCCGCTGGTACGCCGGGAACGGGGACGCGATCTGGCCTGGATGCTGCTGGAGGTGATGGACCGCACCCGGTTGATTGATACCCAGCGCATCCCGGCCAGAACAACCGGCAAACCCTACCTGTTTTCCAGTTATAAGAACGGCAACGTCCAGATTAGCCGCATGGAAGATGGGCGCTGGCTGTTCGATCGTGAGACTATCGGTCGGTTGCCGTCGATACTGGATGAACTCTCAACGACCAAGCGCATTAAAGGGGATGAGGGTACGGAATACCTGCCCTGGCATCTGCGCCTGAGACAACAGATACCGGAGCGCTTCAAGCAGAAATACTTCCTGCTGGAGAACTGGCAGTGGGTCGGAATCTTCATCATCATCCTGGTGGGGGTGGTGGCCGATAAACTGGTCTCCCTGGTGCTGCGCCTGCTGGTGCGTCGCTGGAAAAGCCGGATCGGCAGCAACGAGTTCCAGGACCTGTCCGACGAGATTCTAAGACCGTTCGGCATGATGGTGATGGCGGTTATCTGGTGGATCGGAATTAACCTGCTGGGACTGGACGAGGCATCCCTGCTGGTGCTGCTGGTGGCGGTCAAGTTTCTTGCCAGCATGTCTGGTGTCTGGGCCGCCTATCGGCTGGTGGATATCGTTTCGGTCTACCTGCTGCGGCGAGCCCTCTCCACAGAAAGCAAGCTGGATGACGCCCTGGTGCCGCTCATTCCACGCACCCTGAAAATATTCGTGACGGTTATCGGTTTTGTCTTTATCGCCGATAACGTCAACGTGGACATTTCCAGTCTGCTGGCCGGTCTTGGACTGGGCGGTCTGGCCTTCGCCTTGGCGGCGAAGGATATGGTGCAGAACCTGTTCGGATCCGTAACCGTACTGATGGACCGAACATTCACGGTGGGCGACTGGATTATTGTCGATAAGGTAGAGGGTTCGGTGGAACGGATCGGCTTCCGCAGTACCCGTATCCGTACTTTCTATAACTCGCTGGTTACCGTGCCAAACTCCAAGTTCATTACGGCTAATGTGGATAACATGGGCGAACGGCGCTACCGTCGGCTCTCCTGCAAGCTTTCCCTCACCTATGACACGCCGCCAGATCGGATCGAGGCCTTCTGCGAAGGGGTGCGGGAGCTGGTCCGACAGCACCCCTATATGCGCAAAGACTACTACCAGGTCTACCTCAATGAGTTCGCTGCCTCGTCGCTGGACGTGTTGCTGTATGTATTCTGGGAGACACCGGAATGGAATACCGAGCTGCGGGAGCGGCACCGCTTCCTGCTGGATATTCTGCGCCTGGCCAAGCGACTGGGGGTGGAGTTCGCCTTCCCGACCCAGACCCTGTACATGCGTTCGGAAGATATGCCTGAACATTCCGCCGAGACACTGGAGCAGCAGCAGGCCCAAGATCTGGGTCGCCAGGAGGCCCTGGCGGTGGTGAAGGAGTCCACCGGGCTCGGCGTGAAACCCCCGCCGGTAACATTCCCACCCGCCTGA
- the panB gene encoding 3-methyl-2-oxobutanoate hydroxymethyltransferase, whose amino-acid sequence MSHVTTATLIQMKQQHEKIAVLTSYDASFTSLVEDAGVEVILVGDSLGMVVQGQESTLPVDVDDIVYHTQCVARGRRNALLIADMPFMSYSSAEQALGTAGRLMKDGGAHMVKLEGGATQLETVGQLTANGIPVCAHLGLLPQSVHKLGGYRVQGRDDESARIMKEDALSLEAAGAQMLVLECVPSGLAREISESLEIPVIGIGAGPDCDGQVLVLYDMLGITPRQPPRFVKNFMPGANSIAEALEHYVKAVKEGSFPDAEHSFK is encoded by the coding sequence ATGTCCCATGTGACAACCGCGACACTGATACAGATGAAGCAACAGCATGAAAAGATTGCTGTTTTAACCAGTTATGACGCCAGCTTCACCAGCCTGGTGGAGGATGCCGGGGTGGAGGTGATCCTGGTGGGCGATTCACTCGGGATGGTGGTCCAGGGACAGGAGAGCACGCTGCCGGTGGATGTGGATGACATCGTCTACCACACCCAGTGCGTGGCGCGCGGCCGTCGCAACGCCCTGTTGATTGCCGATATGCCGTTCATGAGTTACAGCTCCGCCGAACAGGCGCTGGGGACCGCCGGTCGACTGATGAAAGATGGCGGCGCTCATATGGTCAAGCTGGAGGGGGGCGCCACCCAGCTGGAGACCGTGGGTCAGCTCACCGCCAACGGAATTCCGGTCTGCGCCCACCTGGGCTTACTGCCCCAGTCGGTACATAAGCTGGGGGGCTATCGGGTGCAGGGCCGGGATGACGAATCGGCCCGCATTATGAAAGAGGATGCCCTGTCCCTGGAGGCGGCGGGCGCCCAGATGCTGGTGCTGGAGTGTGTGCCCAGCGGCCTGGCCCGGGAGATCAGTGAATCACTGGAGATCCCGGTAATTGGTATCGGCGCCGGACCGGATTGTGACGGGCAGGTGCTGGTTCTGTATGACATGCTGGGAATCACTCCGCGTCAGCCGCCCCGTTTTGTAAAGAATTTTATGCCGGGTGCCAACTCCATCGCCGAGGCCCTTGAGCACTATGTGAAGGCGGTCAAAGAGGGCAGCTTCCCGGATGCGGAGCACAGTTTTAAATGA
- the panC gene encoding pantoate--beta-alanine ligase: MITVETVADLRHTVAKWHRAGERVVLVPTMGNLHEGHLDLVREARALGDRVVVSIFVNPLQFGAGEDFASYPRTLFDDSDKLSAVETDLLFTPQVEEMYPRSQQEQTRVEVPGLSDLYCGTSRPGHFVGVATVVCKLFNMVQPDLALFGEKDYQQLLVIRRMVEDLSLPVEIHGLPTVREVDGLARSSRNGYLSEAERSIAPSLYRQLQQTAEAIKQGQRDYAALESAAMSQLESEGFTPDYYAICRAADLAQPEPEDRELVILAAAYLGKARLIDNIQLNLE; the protein is encoded by the coding sequence ATGATTACTGTTGAAACTGTCGCTGACCTGCGCCATACCGTCGCCAAGTGGCATAGGGCGGGCGAGCGGGTGGTGCTGGTTCCTACCATGGGTAATCTGCATGAAGGTCATCTGGACCTGGTGCGGGAAGCGCGCGCCCTGGGGGACCGGGTAGTGGTCTCAATTTTTGTCAATCCGCTCCAGTTTGGTGCGGGCGAGGATTTTGCCTCTTACCCGCGCACGCTGTTTGACGATTCCGACAAACTGAGCGCGGTGGAGACAGACCTGCTGTTCACTCCCCAGGTGGAGGAGATGTATCCCCGGTCCCAGCAGGAGCAGACCCGGGTCGAAGTGCCGGGGCTGTCCGATCTCTACTGTGGCACTTCCCGCCCCGGTCACTTTGTGGGGGTGGCAACAGTCGTCTGCAAACTGTTCAATATGGTCCAGCCGGATCTGGCCCTGTTCGGTGAAAAGGATTATCAGCAACTGCTGGTGATTCGACGCATGGTGGAGGATCTCTCTCTGCCGGTGGAGATCCATGGACTCCCCACCGTACGCGAGGTGGACGGTTTGGCCCGCAGTTCCAGAAACGGTTATCTGAGCGAAGCTGAGCGCTCCATCGCTCCATCCCTCTACCGGCAGCTGCAACAGACAGCGGAAGCGATAAAGCAGGGTCAGCGTGACTATGCGGCACTTGAAAGTGCAGCGATGAGCCAGCTTGAGTCGGAAGGCTTCACACCAGATTACTACGCCATCTGTCGTGCCGCCGATCTGGCGCAGCCGGAACCCGAGGACCGGGAGCTGGTGATTCTGGCGGCAGCCTACCTGGGCAAGGCACGACTGATCGATAATATTCAGCTGAATCTGGAGTAA
- a CDS encoding NAD-dependent succinate-semialdehyde dehydrogenase — MNSNALLKNRAYINGEWISADNGRTFAVTNPADNSEITQVPSLGAAETRRAIEQAEIAFRSWRKYTAQERSNLLRRWYELIMANQEELAQLLSLEQGKPLAESRGEIVYGASFIEWFAEEAKRVYGDVIPAPAPDRRFVVIKQPIGVVAAITPWNFPNAMITRKCAPAMAAGCTVVIKPAPDTPLSALALAALADEAGIPPGVFNVLPTDDAVTVGGELTGNPLVRKLSFTGSTAVGKLLMGQCASTVKKISLELGGNAPFLVFDDADIDAAVAGALASKYRNSGQTCVCTNRFLVQEKVYDEFAEKLAKAVAALQVGPALTSDSQQGPLINQAAVDKVQQHVDDAVAKGARLMTGGQLHELGGTFYQPTILADVTADMRIACEETFGPVAPLFRFKTEQEAIDLANDTPFGLAAYFYARDIGRVWRVAEALETGMVGINEGIISTAVAPFGGVKESGIGREGSRYGLDEFIEMKYLCMGGLDQA; from the coding sequence ATGAACAGTAACGCACTTCTGAAAAACCGGGCCTATATCAACGGCGAGTGGATATCCGCCGATAACGGCCGAACCTTTGCAGTGACCAACCCGGCTGACAACAGCGAGATCACCCAGGTTCCCTCATTGGGCGCCGCCGAGACACGGCGGGCTATCGAACAGGCGGAAATCGCCTTTCGCAGTTGGCGCAAATACACCGCCCAGGAGCGCAGTAACCTGTTGCGCCGCTGGTATGAGCTGATCATGGCCAATCAGGAAGAGCTGGCCCAGCTGCTCAGCCTGGAACAGGGCAAGCCGTTGGCGGAGAGTCGTGGCGAAATCGTTTACGGCGCCAGCTTCATCGAGTGGTTCGCTGAGGAGGCGAAGCGGGTGTACGGTGACGTGATACCCGCACCGGCACCCGACAGACGCTTCGTCGTGATCAAGCAACCCATCGGCGTGGTGGCCGCCATCACTCCCTGGAATTTTCCCAATGCCATGATCACCCGCAAGTGCGCCCCCGCCATGGCGGCCGGTTGTACCGTGGTGATCAAACCGGCACCCGATACACCTCTCTCTGCCCTGGCCTTGGCGGCCCTGGCCGACGAAGCCGGCATCCCCCCCGGTGTATTCAACGTGCTGCCGACTGATGACGCAGTCACGGTGGGTGGGGAGCTGACCGGCAATCCCCTGGTGCGCAAGCTCTCGTTCACCGGCTCCACCGCTGTCGGCAAGCTGCTCATGGGCCAGTGCGCCAGTACGGTGAAGAAAATCTCCCTTGAACTGGGCGGCAATGCCCCCTTCCTGGTGTTTGATGACGCGGATATCGACGCTGCGGTGGCCGGTGCGCTGGCCTCCAAATACCGCAACAGTGGCCAGACCTGCGTCTGTACTAACCGTTTCCTGGTGCAGGAGAAGGTCTATGACGAGTTCGCGGAGAAGCTCGCCAAAGCGGTGGCCGCCCTGCAGGTCGGCCCTGCCCTTACCAGTGATTCCCAGCAGGGCCCGCTGATCAACCAGGCCGCCGTGGACAAAGTGCAGCAGCACGTGGACGATGCGGTGGCCAAGGGCGCCCGACTGATGACCGGCGGACAGCTGCATGAACTGGGCGGCACCTTCTATCAACCAACCATCCTGGCCGATGTGACAGCGGATATGCGGATTGCCTGCGAGGAGACCTTCGGCCCGGTTGCCCCCCTGTTCCGATTCAAAACGGAACAGGAAGCGATCGACCTGGCCAATGACACCCCATTCGGTCTGGCCGCCTATTTCTATGCCCGGGACATCGGCCGGGTGTGGCGGGTGGCAGAGGCACTGGAGACCGGCATGGTCGGCATTAATGAAGGCATTATCTCCACCGCGGTGGCACCGTTCGGCGGCGTGAAGGAGTCCGGTATCGGGCGTGAAGGGTCCCGTTACGGCCTGGATGAGTTCATTGAAATGAAATATCTCTGCATGGGCGGGCTGGACCAGGCCTAA
- the folK gene encoding 2-amino-4-hydroxy-6-hydroxymethyldihydropteridine diphosphokinase translates to MQTAGDETVITVYIGLGSNLAEPAMQVRRACEALGQLPESRLLACSSLYSSPPMGPPDQPDYINAVAALETTLSPHDLLAELQAIEQAQGRVRERRWGARTLDLDLLLYGDRQIDDQQLTVPHVGLPERAFVLYPLQEIAPTLVIPGQGPLADLVTRCPENGLQRYE, encoded by the coding sequence ATGCAGACAGCCGGGGACGAAACGGTGATCACCGTCTACATCGGTCTGGGCAGCAATCTGGCCGAACCGGCGATGCAGGTCCGGCGGGCTTGCGAGGCGCTCGGACAGTTGCCGGAGAGCCGCCTGCTGGCCTGTTCCAGTCTCTACAGCAGCCCGCCCATGGGTCCGCCTGATCAGCCGGACTATATCAACGCGGTGGCAGCCCTTGAGACCACCCTGTCCCCCCACGACCTGCTGGCTGAACTCCAGGCGATTGAGCAGGCCCAGGGGCGTGTCCGGGAAAGACGCTGGGGCGCCCGTACACTGGATCTGGATCTGTTGCTCTACGGTGACCGACAGATTGATGATCAACAACTCACCGTACCCCACGTCGGTCTGCCGGAGCGGGCATTCGTCCTTTACCCGCTGCAGGAGATCGCTCCCACGCTGGTGATACCGGGGCAGGGACCACTGGCTGATCTGGTGACCAGGTGCCCGGAGAATGGCCTGCAGCGCTATGAGTGA
- the pcnB gene encoding polynucleotide adenylyltransferase PcnB — protein MATPHIIPRPEHNISRANISEHATKVLYRLKAAGYQSYLVGGGVRDLLLGREPKDFDVATDATPEQVKEVFRNCRLIGRRFRLAHVHFGREIIEVATFRSMQDASEPGDRETENGMLVRDNIYGTIEEDALRRDFTINALYYNIEDFSVVDYAGGIEDLRSGVLRLLGDPVTRYREDPVRMLRAVRFAAKLGFMINPACEKPLFEMGGLLQSVPAARLFEEVLKLFMAGVALHSFEKLRHYGLFAELFPETERCLSHEDHEFPITFVTRGMQNTDARIREGKPVTPAFLFAVLLWEPVRQLFERLRAAGESPLSAMQQAGSDVLMDQLQRVSIPKRFSIPMREIWNLQHRFEQRAGKRPYRLMTHPRFRAAYDFLLLRAEAGEVDQELADWWTEFQERDEEQRNQMVRQANSSSDKPRKRRRRRKRPAKPADQG, from the coding sequence ATAGCTACGCCCCATATCATTCCCCGCCCTGAACACAACATCTCCAGGGCCAATATCAGTGAACATGCCACCAAGGTGCTGTACCGCCTCAAGGCGGCAGGCTACCAATCCTATCTGGTGGGTGGCGGTGTGCGCGACCTGTTGCTGGGTCGGGAACCGAAGGATTTTGATGTGGCCACGGACGCCACCCCGGAGCAGGTCAAAGAGGTGTTCCGTAACTGCCGGCTGATCGGTCGCCGGTTCCGGCTCGCCCATGTCCACTTCGGACGGGAGATCATCGAAGTCGCCACCTTCAGAAGTATGCAGGATGCCTCCGAACCGGGCGACCGGGAGACTGAGAACGGCATGCTGGTGCGGGACAATATCTACGGCACCATCGAAGAGGATGCCCTGCGCCGCGATTTCACCATCAACGCCCTCTATTACAATATCGAGGACTTTTCCGTGGTGGATTACGCCGGTGGTATCGAGGACCTGCGGTCCGGTGTCCTGCGCCTGTTGGGGGATCCCGTCACCCGTTATCGGGAAGATCCGGTACGCATGCTCAGGGCGGTCCGTTTCGCCGCCAAACTGGGATTTATGATCAATCCGGCCTGCGAAAAGCCCCTGTTTGAAATGGGTGGTCTGTTACAGAGCGTACCGGCCGCGCGCCTGTTCGAAGAGGTGCTCAAGCTCTTCATGGCGGGTGTGGCGCTGCACAGTTTCGAGAAGCTGCGTCACTACGGTCTGTTTGCTGAACTGTTCCCGGAAACCGAGCGCTGCCTGAGCCATGAAGACCATGAATTCCCCATTACCTTTGTGACCCGGGGGATGCAGAATACCGATGCCAGGATTCGTGAGGGCAAACCGGTCACACCGGCCTTCCTGTTTGCAGTACTGCTGTGGGAACCGGTTCGGCAGCTGTTTGAACGTCTCCGGGCGGCTGGCGAATCGCCCCTGTCTGCCATGCAACAGGCGGGCAGTGATGTGCTGATGGATCAACTGCAGCGGGTCTCCATCCCCAAGCGGTTCAGCATTCCGATGCGCGAGATCTGGAATCTACAGCACCGTTTCGAACAGCGGGCCGGAAAACGTCCCTATCGGCTGATGACCCATCCCCGTTTCCGCGCTGCCTATGATTTCCTGTTGTTGCGGGCGGAAGCCGGCGAGGTGGATCAGGAACTGGCTGACTGGTGGACCGAGTTTCAGGAGCGTGATGAAGAACAGCGTAACCAGATGGTCCGCCAGGCCAACAGCAGTAGTGACAAACCCCGTAAACGCCGGCGGCGTCGTAAACGTCCCGCCAAACCAGCTGATCAGGGCTAG
- a CDS encoding SPOR domain-containing protein, with the protein MYKLLLAACLLWGETGMAAIDPVQAGYRAYQQEQWRDAYEYWAPEADRGNAAAQFYLSRLFQDGLGVEPSPVTALTLLIMAAEGGHGAAAYRLGNLYHTGELIEGDRERALYWWRQAAEQGDESAQLRLAALYYLGWMVERDLQQAREWYGRAAGSGSQRAALMLDRLATMKSPRFDKSVDLVQVGESRAIALLPEPAKRAADAGSSRVAAVASGQSLRLQGESVTAADAALAGAAATLGASIADTAVVDDQNDLNWIVAQPEENFTLQLFSSDKRDSAERLARTLKSPWRVTILPFDRFGYRWFGVLAGSFDTLEQAKQAKQQLLADNPIETPWVRRFRHLLPEE; encoded by the coding sequence TTGTACAAGCTTCTGTTGGCAGCCTGTCTGCTCTGGGGAGAGACGGGCATGGCGGCCATCGATCCGGTACAGGCCGGTTATCGTGCCTACCAGCAGGAACAGTGGCGTGATGCCTATGAATACTGGGCGCCGGAGGCGGACCGGGGCAACGCCGCGGCGCAGTTTTATCTCAGCCGGCTGTTTCAGGATGGTCTGGGGGTGGAGCCCAGTCCGGTAACGGCACTGACGCTGCTGATCATGGCTGCCGAAGGCGGACACGGGGCGGCAGCCTACCGGTTGGGTAATCTGTACCACACCGGTGAGCTGATCGAAGGTGACCGGGAGCGGGCGCTCTACTGGTGGCGCCAGGCAGCGGAGCAGGGTGATGAGTCGGCCCAGTTACGGCTGGCAGCCCTTTACTATCTTGGCTGGATGGTGGAGCGGGATCTGCAGCAGGCCCGGGAGTGGTATGGACGTGCTGCCGGGAGCGGATCTCAACGTGCCGCGCTGATGCTGGATCGGCTGGCGACCATGAAATCCCCCCGTTTTGATAAATCGGTGGATCTGGTTCAGGTTGGGGAGAGTCGGGCGATTGCCCTGTTGCCAGAGCCGGCGAAGCGCGCTGCTGATGCCGGATCGAGCCGGGTAGCCGCGGTAGCATCGGGCCAAAGTCTGCGACTGCAGGGGGAGTCTGTCACCGCGGCCGATGCCGCACTGGCGGGAGCGGCAGCAACGCTGGGGGCCTCCATTGCCGATACGGCTGTTGTCGACGATCAGAATGATCTGAACTGGATCGTCGCCCAACCCGAAGAGAATTTTACCCTGCAACTTTTCAGCAGCGACAAGCGGGACAGCGCTGAGCGCTTGGCGCGGACGTTGAAGAGTCCCTGGCGTGTCACTATCCTGCCATTTGACCGGTTCGGCTACCGCTGGTTCGGCGTGCTGGCCGGCAGTTTCGACACCCTGGAGCAGGCGAAACAGGCCAAACAGCAGCTACTGGCCGATAACCCCATCGAAACCCCCTGGGTCAGACGCTTCCGCCACCTTCTGCCCGAGGAGTGA
- a CDS encoding deoxynucleoside kinase: MSEFDPTPPGYIVVEGPVGVGKTSLVKRLAQSFSAHSLLEEAEQNPFLERFYRDGRQAAFPTQLFFLFQRSRQLAELRQKDLFQRTLVADYMLEKDRLFAKINLDEHELDLYEQVYQRLSMEAPVPDLVVYLQAPVDVLLGRIQKRGRYQERTIEADYLQRLSSAYTDFFYHYEKSPLLIVNASEINPIDRESDYQLLLERICEVENGKHYFNPTPLLM, from the coding sequence ATGAGTGAATTTGATCCGACCCCGCCCGGTTATATCGTCGTGGAGGGTCCAGTAGGCGTGGGTAAAACCAGCCTGGTGAAGCGGCTGGCGCAAAGCTTTTCCGCCCACAGTCTGCTGGAGGAGGCGGAACAGAATCCGTTTCTGGAGCGTTTTTACCGGGACGGTCGGCAGGCCGCCTTTCCCACCCAGCTGTTTTTCCTTTTTCAGCGCAGTCGGCAACTGGCGGAGTTGCGCCAGAAGGATCTGTTTCAGCGTACCCTGGTGGCGGATTATATGTTGGAAAAGGATCGGCTGTTTGCCAAAATCAACCTGGATGAGCATGAACTGGATCTGTACGAGCAGGTCTACCAGCGGCTCTCCATGGAGGCGCCGGTGCCGGACCTGGTGGTCTATCTGCAGGCGCCGGTTGACGTACTGCTGGGGCGCATTCAGAAACGGGGACGCTATCAGGAACGCACTATTGAAGCCGATTATCTGCAACGATTGAGCAGTGCCTACACCGATTTCTTCTACCATTACGAGAAATCGCCCCTGCTGATCGTCAACGCCAGCGAGATCAATCCCATCGACCGGGAGAGTGACTATCAACTGTTGCTGGAACGGATCTGTGAAGTAGAGAATGGAAAACATTATTTCAATCCGACACCACTCCTGATGTAA